The following coding sequences lie in one Montipora foliosa isolate CH-2021 chromosome 11, ASM3666993v2, whole genome shotgun sequence genomic window:
- the LOC137977811 gene encoding adhesion G-protein coupled receptor D1-like produces MISIIGCTISLIGVLATIAVSLVFWRAVKSPRTKVLLNLCVAVALSCIFVIVEGLARGNKVGCTVVAAFLHYFLLSLFSWMLCEGVLLYILLVKVFGGIAEEKVKYFYIFGWGFPAIIVAISLAATQAVGYGNAHACWLDVSSGLIWGFIAPVITVILVNIVVFILVIRQMMGTRHVQNKTQIEKVKAGVKASAVILPLLGITWLFGLLSFNSATIAFKYIFAIANSLQGLMIFIFHCLLNKQIKDAIKRMREKRSPAAVPSNPMTKASPKSQAKFAVKQLEKVPKKRSNREKNDYEMMEKVGMLSTNSSGNRDNMIEIPAEKLPDRTKKFQNAPGNVYDDLLPIDDNI; encoded by the exons atgatttcaattATTGGATGTACTATCTCGCTGATTGGTGTACTTGCAACTATTGCTGTTTCGCTGGTGTTCTGGCGTGCAGTCAAAAGTCCGAGAACTAAAGTTCTTCTCAATCTGTGCGTTGCAGTCGCATTGTCGTGCATATTTGTTATCGTTGAAGGATTGGCGAGGGGCAACAAG gTTGGCTGCACTGTAGTTGCCGCTTTTCTTCACTACTTCCTGCTCTCTTTGTTTTCATGGATGCTGTGCGAGGGTGTGCTACTTTACATTTTATTGGTTAAAGTGTTTGGAGGAATCGCCGAGGAGAAAGTCAAGTATTTCTACATTTTTGGTTGGG GTTTTCCAGCCATCATCGTCGCCATCTCATTGGCCGCTACTCAAGCTGTGGGGTACGGTAACGCGCACGCGTGCTGGCTTGATGTTTCCAGCGGGCTGATATGGGGTTTTATTGCACCTGTAATAACCGTCATTTTG GTAAATATCGTGGTATTCATCTTAGTTATTCGTCAAATGATGGGCACGAGACAcgttcaaaacaagacacaaaTAGAAAAAGTCAAAGCTGGTGTCAAGGCTTCCGCGGTCATTCTTCCTTTGCTTGGAATCACGTGGCTTTTCGGACTCCTTTCCTTCAATTCAGCTACTATCGCTTTCAAGTACATTTTTGCCATCGCCAATTCTCTACAGGGGCTtatgatttttattttccattgtttGCTAAACAAACAG ATAAAGGATGCAATAAAACGGATGCGCGAGAAAAGAAGTCCTGCCGCTGTGCCGTCAAATCCAATGACCAAAGCCTCTCCAAAATCTCAAGCTAAATTCGCAGTGAAACAGCTTGAAAAAG TGCCAAAGAAGCGATCCAACAGAGAGAAGAATGATTATGAAATGATGGAGAAAGTGGGAATGTTATCAACTAACTCTTCCGGAAACCGAGATAATATGATTGAAATCCCTGCCGAGAAGCTGCCTGATAGAACAAAAAAGTTCCAAAATGCCCCAGGAAACGTATATGATGATCTGCTGCCAATAGACGACAATATATAG